TGTGAGAAGGTCTTCGGGATCGACATATGAGGTCCTTAGGCAGTTTTTCCTTGCAAAATCTTATCTTCTTGATGTAGTTGAGATTCAACTacttatttttttttttttttcaatcttatAGGTTGAAAAACTACATGGACCCTTCCACTACTACTATAACAGAACATCAACAATCAACATCAAGGAATCCTTTGCTAATCCAATTTAGATCATGAATTCAGGTCACTATGATTTGAATGCGAATTTTGGTGGGTCTTCTTTCCCCATTGTGATCAAGAGGCTATTCAAGACTCCCAGGAAccttgattttgaaactgCAACATGGGAAATGGTTCATTTGATATTTAAACCAAGAAAGGCATTTAGATCGTTTTATTACCAACGTCAAACGAAGCATCAATGGGCAAGAGATGATCCATccttttttattttacaAGTTGGTCTTTTAACGCTGAGTTCGATGGTATGGTCATTGGTTTATGGACACACattctttggatttctaaaaatgatgataaatATGATATTTGTGgactttttcttttacgGTTTTTTAGTAGCTACGATCTTTTGGCTGATACTGAATAGACCTACTTTCAAATTTAGATCTGCATTAGAGTCGCAAGTCGAGTGGGCATACTGTTTTGACGTTCATTGTAATGCATTTTTAACCATCTGGGTTGTACTATATTTTGTGcaatttttattcttacCAGTGATACATATCCACAAATGGATCGGTTTATTTGTGGGTAATGCTCTTTACTGCTTCGCGTTTGCCCATTATTTCATTCTAACGTTTTACGGTTACAGTCAAATaacatttctcaaaaacattcaattcattttattCCCAGCGCTTGCATTTGCAGTGCTATTCATTGTTAGTTTATTTGGCATAGATCTGTCTAGTGTATTAAGCTTTTACaaataatattaaaaaaaaaaaattaaaaatcagaattttaaaaaaaaaaaacgcTACTTAgaccaaaaattctaaCTTCTCACTTTGCGACCACAACTTATCgcttttcttctttgccGCTAATAAAGCATCTCTGACTGTTTTATCCTCCAGGGATTTTAATGCAACTTCATGATACCCATTACGTGATTTCCTAACACTATCCAGATAATCAGATAATCCGGTATGAGAGGGTATTGAAGCCGTACTATTAACTCTTTTGACCAACGGAGGTGCTTTAGAAAATTTATCTTGGATTAgaatttccaatcttttacTTTGAAATCCGTCTTCTGAACATACTCTTTTGACCCTTGATGACAATGGTTTGCTCTTGGATCCATAAGGATCAAGGGCAAATCTTCTGACCGTTTGTAATCCCctaccaattttttcagaAATCCATTTACTTTGCATATCCTTGTTTGTTGTCCAATATTTACcactattattaccatttcCATTGTATTTATTGGTAGATTCCACACCAGGCGGATAACTACCAACAAGGGTATTTGAATCATTAGCACTTGCTAATATCtcagatttcaatttcccaGTTTCTTGCTTGAGTTGAAAACGAAAACCAGCGTTATCAACACTATCATTTGTATGAGATACAGGTAACGTCGAAGCACTTAAATCTCTTTGCATTGAATGTTGAGGAATTTCGTGATGAATGGGCAAAGATTTATTCGAAGCTTGGTCTTCACCTCCACAACTCCATCTATTGTCGAATACCGGCCTTCGAGTAAACAGATCGTCTGCAAACGCCTCTGCAATCTCGCTGCAGATCAGCTCGTCAACGTCTTTTTCAGATTCATCGTCTTCTTTGGCATTACTATCTTCGGCTCTCGGTATTGATACTTTGGGACATCTTGGTCTTACTGTATAGTTTATTCCATGTTCAAAATGCACCATTGGGTTCTTATCTCTGTATTGagtatcttcatcaacgaCTATATCAAGAGCAGATTGTCTACCTGATTTAAAAGTAAATACTGGTAGACCCCCAGAGTTCCTTGGTTTCCCATGTTCAATAGAAACAACATCACGTGATTGGATTCTCTCGCTCATCAAAGTTTTATAAAGATCATTAGCTGGACccttccttcttcttgcaAACGATTTTTTAGCTCTAAGGCTAAGTGACTCATCTGATCTAGGATTTTCTTGCTCAGTTCGCAGCTTTTCAATTATCATTGTAGTAGACATTTTTATATTGGTTCTCCAATAAGTTTCTCGACAAAAGTTTTATCCGATGACAATAGCGGAAAGGAAAAACTACAAGGAACAAATAATTTCTCCCGTTGCCAAAGGAACATCTTCTTATATCCCGTTACTCCTTGCTACTCCTTGAATCATGATAATAAAAATCTTATCATGACACATTATGCCAACGAGTCAACTCGAAGATTAGGATGTACCCACACCTACTCCACACTACCCTTTTAGATAGATATGCAAGACTAACCCTCATAAGTTTTTAGTCAATTCTTCACAATCAAAGCAATTATAGCACACATCGCTTTGTCCTGCTATAAGTTGCTCCGTCCTCCATTGCTGATTGATTTACGTCGCGCGGAACTTCGAGATTGTTGATCaacttttctttattcAGTAAAATGCCCACGGTTTTTCATGACTCTATTGGACCGGTTCGACTAATTAGGTCAAAGAATGGATAAGTTCATCTGATAAGAACTCCTGCTGGAGCAAAAATGTAGCGAAACAGCGAAACGCAGCGAAACCGCTCCGATTCTTCCCGGTCAATCGTAGATTTCGATAGGAGGCAATCTGTCGGCACTATAGAACCAATTCTTAGATTCGACTTCTCTTGCTAACCATTCAGTAGGGAAAATAATAAGATGTCCATGGATCCTATCTAACATTCTGCGAGCCGTTTGTTTGTCAAAGACCCTTTGATCGTATCCGTACAGCAGACTACTTGCAAATCTCATTTTCGTAGCTATGGCCTTTGAAGCATTGCCTCTTTGGGTGTCGGAAATGGCTCTTCTTGTCATTTG
The genomic region above belongs to Zygosaccharomyces rouxii strain CBS732 chromosome F complete sequence and contains:
- the GMH1 gene encoding Gmh1p (similar to uniprot|P36125 Saccharomyces cerevisiae YKR030W GMH1 Golgi membrane protein of unknown function interacts with Gea1p and Gea2p required for localization of Gea2p computational analysis suggests a possible role in either cell wall synthesis or protein-vacuolar targeting) is translated as MNSGHYDLNANFGGSSFPIVIKRLFKTPRNLDFETATWEMVHLIFKPRKAFRSFYYQRQTKHQWARDDPSFFILQVGLLTLSSMVWSLVYGHTFFGFLKMMINMIFVDFFFYGFLVATIFWLILNRPTFKFRSALESQVEWAYCFDVHCNAFLTIWVVLYFVQFLFLPVIHIHKWIGLFVGNALYCFAFAHYFILTFYGYSQITFLKNIQFILFPALAFAVLFIVSLFGIDLSSVLSFYK
- a CDS encoding uncharacterized protein (no similarity) encodes the protein MSTTMIIEKLRTEQENPRSDESLSLRAKKSFARRRKGPANDLYKTLMSERIQSRDVVSIEHGKPRNSGGLPVFTFKSGRQSALDIVVDEDTQYRDKNPMVHFEHGINYTVRPRCPKVSIPRAEDSNAKEDDESEKDVDELICSEIAEAFADDLFTRRPVFDNRWSCGGEDQASNKSLPIHHEIPQHSMQRDLSASTLPVSHTNDSVDNAGFRFQLKQETGKLKSEILASANDSNTLVGSYPPGVESTNKYNGNGNNSGKYWTTNKDMQSKWISEKIGRGLQTVRRFALDPYGSKSKPLSSRVKRVCSEDGFQSKRLEILIQDKFSKAPPLVKRVNSTASIPSHTGLSDYLDSVRKSRNGYHEVALKSLEDKTVRDALLAAKKKSDKLWSQSEKLEFLV